A part of Rhipicephalus microplus isolate Deutch F79 chromosome 8, USDA_Rmic, whole genome shotgun sequence genomic DNA contains:
- the LOC119163992 gene encoding uncharacterized protein LOC119163992: MSSQDRDECETSGNRGESSVDEFVQAIDIKGARYYLHTVAKPSAAEPTEYELLLGDGRQCFAGIAQIPDGPEEKARAFHAALAAGGGREFVYSLRPVGEERVGFSWLRRVSHEMVYRLHEVVLRRDPDGGPRLLAAAMRIVEQRDASLKNLGERLQRTQAEQARTLDALQRSLRLKEDLETELYAKFSLVLNAKKRFIRERITNGQATAEEDQAPAASSSSSSAASVPNLLNRLVSGD, translated from the exons ATGTCTTCGCAGGATCGAGACGAGTGCGAGACGAGCGGAAATCGGGGAGAGTCTTCTGTGGACGAGTTCGTTCAGGCGATCGACATTAAAGGCGCTCGCTATTACCTCCACACCGTAGCAAAGCCCTCTGCCGCAGAACCAACGGAGTACGAGCTTTTACTCGGCGACGGTCGTCAATGTTTCGCCGGCATCGCGCAGATACCCGACGGGCCAGAGGAGAAGGCACGCGCATTCCACGCGGCGCTCGCCGCGGGAGGCGGTCGCGAGTTCGTGTACAGTCTCCGTCCGGTCGGCGAGGAGCGAGTGGGCTTTTCGTGGCTTCGACGGGTGTCGCACGAAATGGTGTATAGACTGCACGAAGTGGTTCTGCGGCGAGACCCCGACGGCGGACCCAGGTTGCTCGCAGCTGCGATGCGCATCGTGGAGCAACGCGATGCGAGCCTGAAAAACCTGGGCGAAAGGCTACAGCGGACACAGGCCGAGCAGGCGCGGACGCTGGACGCATTGCAAAG GAGCTTGCGCCTCAAAGAAGATTTAGAGACTGAGCTTTATGCAAAGTTCAGTTTGGTGCTCAATGCAAAGAAGCGCTTCATCCGCGAGCGAATCACGAATGGACAGGCTACCGCAGAAGAAGACCAAGCCCCTGCTGCAAGCAGCTCTTCCAGCTCAGCGGCATCCGTGCCCAATCTGCTCAACAGGCTTGTCTCGGGAGATTAA